The Spirosoma radiotolerans genome has a window encoding:
- a CDS encoding PLAT/LH2 domain-containing protein translates to MSKYTIMLQTPRKPKAGTNADVEARILGTHGASAWRVLDLPNVDDREQGSQDYYKLEFDDSFGDITGLELRVKKADEVGPEWLLETAYICRVSSRQLYKLPYNQWINPTSHTNWVFARLTSVQPEVLNESAFAVTNQFLW, encoded by the coding sequence ATGTCCAAATACACAATTATGTTGCAAACTCCCCGCAAGCCCAAGGCGGGTACGAATGCCGATGTTGAAGCCCGAATTTTAGGCACTCACGGGGCCAGTGCCTGGCGCGTTTTAGACTTACCCAATGTAGATGACCGGGAACAAGGTAGCCAAGACTATTACAAGCTGGAGTTTGATGATTCATTTGGAGACATCACCGGCTTGGAACTACGCGTCAAGAAAGCGGATGAAGTAGGTCCTGAATGGTTGCTGGAAACAGCCTATATATGCCGAGTTAGCTCGCGCCAGTTGTATAAGCTACCTTACAACCAATGGATCAATCCTACCTCACATACTAACTGGGTTTTTGCAAGGCTGACCAGTGTGCAACCTGAGGTATTAAACGAATCGGCTTTTGCCGTAACTAACCAGTTTTTATGGTAA
- a CDS encoding (R)-mandelonitrile lyase — MKKSADNHTTYSTGRPVARPLLTGLAFNLRFVLTLSVAMPSLALGQTANTVTGPQAATRGPADTFTGTVWVTSLIPNDSIFTTISGSVAFEKGARSHWHSHPAGQILIVTDGIGYHQIKGEPRQVIRKGDVVKCPPGLVHWHGASPGSKMTHLYIIPNTEKGIVTWLQPVTDAEYSKK, encoded by the coding sequence ATGAAGAAATCAGCCGACAACCACACAACTTACTCCACCGGTCGTCCGGTAGCCAGACCGCTGCTTACCGGCCTGGCATTCAATTTGCGGTTCGTACTCACCCTCTCAGTCGCTATGCCAAGTTTAGCTTTAGGCCAGACGGCTAACACTGTGACAGGTCCGCAGGCAGCGACGAGAGGACCTGCTGACACGTTTACGGGGACCGTTTGGGTCACAAGCCTGATTCCAAATGACTCGATCTTTACGACTATTTCGGGCAGTGTCGCTTTCGAGAAGGGTGCCCGCTCGCACTGGCATTCTCATCCGGCCGGGCAGATCCTCATTGTTACGGACGGGATTGGGTATCATCAGATCAAAGGGGAGCCCAGGCAAGTGATTCGAAAAGGCGACGTCGTTAAATGCCCGCCCGGTTTGGTGCACTGGCACGGAGCCAGCCCCGGTAGTAAGATGACTCACCTGTATATTATCCCGAATACCGAAAAAGGCATTGTCACGTGGCTACAGCCCGTCACGGATGCGGAGTACAGCAAAAAATAA
- a CDS encoding sugar O-acetyltransferase, producing MTTIFQRMRAGEPLRKDDPDYAQFSEVVARTIRLCVQMNTTATELDQVRSQLSEIIGTEIDESTTIFPPFYTNFGQFIRLGKNAFINHNCSFLDIGGITIEDDVQIGPSVKLTSENHPLDPTDRKTVLLQSILIKRNAWIGAGATILPGVTVGENSVVAAGAVVSRDVPPNTVVAGVPAKVVKTL from the coding sequence ATGACAACAATTTTTCAACGGATGCGGGCTGGTGAACCGCTCCGGAAAGATGATCCTGACTATGCCCAGTTTAGCGAGGTCGTGGCCCGTACCATTCGGTTATGCGTCCAGATGAACACCACGGCCACCGAGCTGGACCAGGTCCGCAGCCAGTTAAGTGAAATCATTGGTACGGAAATCGACGAATCGACAACGATTTTCCCTCCGTTTTATACCAACTTTGGCCAGTTTATTCGCCTAGGCAAAAACGCCTTTATCAACCATAATTGCTCGTTTCTAGATATTGGTGGGATTACTATAGAAGACGATGTCCAGATCGGTCCCAGCGTCAAGCTCACGTCCGAAAATCACCCGCTAGACCCCACTGACCGTAAAACAGTTCTGCTCCAATCCATTCTAATCAAACGGAATGCCTGGATTGGTGCAGGAGCTACCATTTTACCGGGCGTTACGGTCGGTGAAAATTCGGTGGTGGCAGCGGGTGCGGTGGTAAGCCGTGACGTCCCGCCCAATACGGTCGTTGCCGGGGTTCCGGCAAAAGTGGTAAAGACACTGTAA
- a CDS encoding (R)-mandelonitrile lyase, with protein MEISKNGMQASVKGPEAWFTGAVRIDPLFAKKEATKGAGALVTFEPGARTAWHTHPAGQTLLVISGMGWVQREGGPIEEIHPGDVVWFEPNEKHWHGASPTKAMSHIAIQEEVNGEVVTWLEKVSEREYAS; from the coding sequence ATGGAAATCAGCAAAAACGGAATGCAGGCTTCGGTCAAAGGCCCGGAAGCCTGGTTTACGGGAGCCGTACGCATCGACCCGTTGTTCGCCAAAAAAGAAGCAACTAAAGGGGCAGGAGCCCTAGTCACCTTTGAGCCGGGTGCCCGAACGGCTTGGCACACCCATCCGGCGGGTCAAACGCTCCTTGTTATCTCGGGAATGGGTTGGGTACAGCGTGAAGGAGGCCCTATCGAAGAAATTCATCCCGGCGACGTCGTCTGGTTTGAACCCAACGAAAAGCATTGGCACGGTGCTTCGCCAACGAAGGCCATGAGTCATATTGCCATTCAGGAGGAAGTAAACGGTGAGGTAGTAACCTGGCTGGAGAAAGTAAGTGAGCGTGAGTACGCAAGTTGA